A stretch of the Brevundimonas sp. MF30-B genome encodes the following:
- a CDS encoding alpha-ketoglutarate-dependent dioxygenase AlkB — translation MEGFRFWPGRLSPEEQASLVAEVLSAVEHAPWVQPVTPGGRPFSVRQTSLGPLGWVSDRGGYRYQATHPETGRPWPPMPARLIDLWTELTGWPQPPDACLLNLYRGPAKMGLHQDKDESDLGAPVLSISLGDTAVFRIGPAEGGRTTSVRLASGDVCALTGPARLARHGVDRVLAGSSSLIPGGGRLNLTLRRAA, via the coding sequence ATGGAGGGTTTCAGGTTCTGGCCTGGCCGGCTGTCGCCTGAGGAACAGGCCTCGCTCGTCGCCGAAGTGCTGTCCGCCGTCGAACACGCTCCGTGGGTGCAGCCGGTGACGCCCGGCGGTCGACCGTTTTCTGTGCGGCAGACCAGTCTGGGGCCTCTGGGCTGGGTGTCGGATCGGGGCGGCTATCGCTATCAGGCGACCCATCCCGAGACCGGCCGCCCCTGGCCGCCCATGCCGGCCCGGCTGATCGACCTCTGGACCGAGCTGACCGGCTGGCCCCAGCCGCCGGACGCCTGCCTGCTGAACCTGTATCGCGGCCCGGCCAAGATGGGACTGCATCAGGACAAGGATGAAAGCGACCTCGGCGCGCCTGTGCTTTCGATCTCGCTGGGCGACACGGCGGTGTTCCGCATCGGCCCGGCCGAGGGCGGGCGTACGACGAGCGTGCGGCTGGCGTCAGGCGACGTCTGCGCCCTGACCGGCCCGGCGCGACTGGCGCGCCATGGCGTCGATCGGGTGCTGGCGGGCTCGTCCAGCCTGATCCCCGGCGGCGGCCGGCTGAACCTGACCCTGCGCCGCGCGGCCTGA
- a CDS encoding dienelactone hydrolase family protein, with translation MTVLTRPEGSEPADFHLSRRSLGLAAAVFAGYAPAALAQEAQPVTTDADGLTTETVSVQAPDGFDLPVYVARPAGEGPYPVVLVASEIFGLHAYIQDVCRRLAKAGYAAIAPAFFVRAADPAPLSDIQEIQRIVAQAGYEQVMGDISASLEWASRQAWANDQRIGITGFCWGGKVVWQAAARFANIRAGVAWYGRLAPAANATEQQREAGKPWPVDIAADLKAPVLGLYGEADQGIPLDTVEAMRAALQRAGKTDSEIVVYPAAPHGFHADYRASYRAADAQDGWSKLLALFEARLKG, from the coding sequence ATGACCGTGCTGACCCGACCCGAAGGCTCCGAACCCGCCGACTTCCACCTCAGCCGTCGGTCGCTGGGCCTCGCGGCCGCGGTCTTCGCCGGCTATGCGCCCGCCGCCCTGGCGCAGGAGGCGCAGCCCGTCACGACCGACGCCGACGGCCTGACGACCGAGACGGTCAGCGTCCAGGCCCCCGACGGCTTCGACCTGCCGGTTTATGTGGCGCGCCCGGCGGGCGAGGGGCCGTATCCGGTGGTGCTGGTGGCGTCCGAGATTTTCGGCCTGCACGCCTATATCCAGGATGTGTGCCGCCGCCTGGCCAAGGCCGGCTACGCCGCTATCGCTCCCGCTTTCTTCGTGCGCGCCGCCGACCCGGCCCCGCTCAGCGACATTCAGGAGATTCAGCGCATCGTGGCTCAAGCGGGCTATGAACAGGTGATGGGCGACATCTCCGCCAGCCTGGAATGGGCCAGTCGCCAAGCCTGGGCCAACGATCAGCGCATCGGCATCACCGGCTTCTGCTGGGGCGGCAAGGTGGTGTGGCAGGCCGCGGCCCGCTTCGCCAACATCCGCGCCGGGGTGGCCTGGTACGGGCGCCTGGCTCCCGCCGCGAACGCCACCGAGCAACAGCGCGAGGCCGGCAAGCCGTGGCCCGTCGACATCGCCGCCGATCTCAAGGCGCCGGTGCTGGGCCTGTACGGCGAGGCCGATCAGGGCATTCCGCTGGACACCGTCGAGGCCATGCGCGCCGCCCTGCAACGCGCGGGCAAGACCGACAGCGAGATCGTGGTCTATCCGGCCGCCCCGCACGGCTTCCACGCCGACTATCGAGCCAGCTATCGCGCGGCGGACGCCCAGGACGGCTGGAGCAAGCTGCTGGCCCTGTTCGAGGCGCGGCTCAAGGGCTGA
- the def gene encoding peptide deformylase → MAVQRILTIDNAADLAILKQVSKPVEGVDDAVRTLMDDMLDTMYDAPGIGLAAVQIGELKRVIVMDLGDKPGVEEAEGEDAEARRNPRHFVNPEILWSSDEMFTYEEGCLSIPEYFDKVERPARVRIRYLNYQGETIEEEAEGLYAVCIQHEMDHLNGVLFIDHLSRLKRERAAAKCKKVARERMAA, encoded by the coding sequence ATGGCCGTCCAACGCATCCTCACCATCGACAACGCCGCCGACCTGGCGATCCTGAAGCAGGTGTCCAAGCCGGTGGAGGGCGTCGACGACGCCGTCCGCACCCTCATGGACGACATGCTGGACACCATGTACGACGCGCCCGGCATCGGCCTGGCCGCCGTGCAGATCGGCGAGCTGAAGCGCGTCATCGTCATGGACCTGGGCGACAAGCCTGGCGTCGAAGAGGCCGAGGGAGAGGACGCCGAAGCGCGCCGCAACCCGCGTCACTTCGTCAATCCGGAGATCCTGTGGTCGTCCGACGAGATGTTCACTTACGAGGAAGGCTGCCTGTCGATCCCCGAATATTTCGACAAGGTCGAGCGACCAGCCCGCGTGCGCATCCGCTATCTGAACTATCAGGGCGAGACGATCGAGGAGGAGGCCGAGGGCCTTTACGCCGTCTGCATCCAGCACGAGATGGATCACCTGAACGGCGTGCTGTTCATCGACCACCTGTCGCGCCTGAAGCGCGAACGCGCGGCGGCCAAGTGCAAGAAGGTCGCTCGCGAGCGGATGGCCGCCTGA
- a CDS encoding acyl-CoA thioesterase, whose translation MTEPVSSDPEGQLVGRVIAMPADTNPEGDIFGGWLLAQMDLAGATPAFELAEGRCVTIALDGMVFHQPVSVGDEVSTYARVVKRGRTSIRVHVEAWKRSRNQTGSELVRVTEGVFTYVAIDDERRPRLLPPPQD comes from the coding sequence ATGACCGAGCCCGTCTCTTCCGATCCCGAAGGCCAGCTGGTCGGGCGTGTCATCGCCATGCCCGCCGACACCAATCCCGAGGGCGACATCTTCGGCGGCTGGCTGCTGGCCCAGATGGACCTGGCGGGCGCCACGCCGGCGTTCGAACTCGCGGAAGGCCGCTGCGTGACCATCGCCTTGGACGGCATGGTGTTCCACCAGCCGGTGTCGGTCGGCGACGAGGTCTCGACCTACGCCCGCGTGGTCAAGCGGGGCCGCACCTCGATCCGCGTCCATGTCGAGGCCTGGAAGCGGTCGCGCAACCAGACGGGCTCTGAACTCGTGCGGGTCACCGAGGGGGTCTTCACCTACGTCGCCATCGACGACGAACGTCGCCCGCGCCTTCTGCCGCCGCCTCAGGATTAA
- a CDS encoding polysaccharide biosynthesis/export family protein translates to MMRSTLSLLAITALLAITALLAGCSTLPRDGPSGRAIDQGATTPESQGSYAIVPLDYRASEIIKAVPQQFLGTLASADSDAPTDLIGVGDVLAVSIFEPSGALFGGGGGGNIRVQAGNQALPPLTVDRAGQVSVPFAGRINVQGLTSGQAADAIRRALIGRVANPQVVVSVAQPVSSTVTVLGEVRQPGRQPLTVNADRILDVIAGAGGTARPTEDVVVAIQRDGQTFTAPLAVVTTAFDENVRLRAGDQINLRYQPRRFSTFGALNAIRETEMGAGEVTLATALGRVGGLNPQQANARSVLVFRFERPEVARALGVDQPPTPRGVPVVYRLNLAEGSGFFIASNFEIRPDDVVYVSRAGAAEARTFFEFVQSFTRVIYDISVTSALNLD, encoded by the coding sequence ATGATGCGCTCGACCCTTTCCCTGCTCGCCATCACCGCCCTGCTCGCCATCACCGCCCTGCTCGCCGGCTGTTCGACCCTGCCTCGGGATGGCCCTTCCGGCCGCGCGATCGACCAGGGTGCGACGACCCCTGAATCCCAGGGCTCCTACGCGATCGTGCCGCTGGACTATCGGGCGTCGGAAATCATCAAGGCTGTCCCGCAGCAGTTTTTGGGCACGCTGGCGTCGGCCGACAGCGACGCCCCAACCGACCTGATCGGCGTCGGGGACGTGCTGGCCGTATCCATCTTCGAACCCTCAGGCGCTCTGTTCGGGGGCGGCGGCGGCGGCAACATCCGCGTCCAGGCCGGCAACCAGGCGCTGCCGCCCCTCACGGTCGACCGCGCGGGACAGGTGTCTGTCCCCTTCGCCGGCCGCATCAACGTGCAAGGCCTGACGTCAGGCCAGGCCGCCGACGCCATCCGGCGCGCCCTGATCGGCCGCGTGGCCAATCCCCAGGTGGTCGTGTCGGTGGCGCAGCCGGTCTCCAGCACGGTCACCGTTCTGGGCGAGGTGCGGCAGCCCGGTCGGCAACCGCTCACCGTCAACGCCGACCGCATCCTTGACGTGATCGCCGGCGCCGGGGGAACGGCGCGTCCGACCGAGGACGTCGTCGTCGCCATCCAGCGGGACGGGCAGACCTTCACCGCACCGCTCGCGGTGGTCACCACCGCCTTCGACGAGAATGTGAGGCTGCGCGCTGGCGACCAGATCAATCTGCGCTATCAGCCGCGCCGCTTCTCGACCTTCGGGGCGCTGAACGCCATCCGCGAAACCGAGATGGGCGCGGGCGAAGTGACCTTGGCCACAGCGCTCGGCCGCGTGGGCGGGCTGAATCCCCAGCAGGCGAACGCCCGTTCGGTGCTGGTCTTCCGTTTCGAGCGTCCAGAGGTCGCGCGAGCGCTGGGCGTGGATCAGCCGCCGACGCCGCGGGGCGTGCCGGTTGTCTATCGGCTAAACCTGGCTGAGGGGTCGGGCTTCTTCATCGCCTCCAACTTCGAGATTCGGCCCGACGACGTGGTTTACGTTTCCCGAGCCGGAGCGGCGGAGGCGCGCACCTTCTTCGAGTTCGTGCAGAGCTTCACCCGCGTGATCTACGACATCTCTGTCACCAGCGCCCTGAATCTCGACTAG
- a CDS encoding glycosyltransferase family 1 protein, with translation MSVRVLFDVSRLLSRTERRVPTGVDRVCLAYAEWLLDHPDVEMRAVRCLDERLVAVDDDWFRACARRMREQWSGAFFDRTPTEHEARLLAAVRAPDRPAASVISSPPATDAKPSRLRVVKQYFRSRRRAETPGGDLYFNVGHTSLNTPDILAGLQARGVRPVIMIHDLIPVTHPEFCRPGDGPKHERRVRHALTHADQILVNSAYTGHEVQAFAASEGLRAPPVQVAHLGLEPVFLSPGASQDAPPYFLHVGTIEARKNLAFLLTLWRRLEERMGAEAPRLVLIGRYGWENEAVLDHLERSPRLRGLVHQAANLPDRALSELMRGARAVLAPSAVEGFDLPAVEASAMGVPLIASDIPAHRELVPDAALIDPLDGPGWIAALESATRVRPAAPAPYVAPTWAAHFAAVAACVGLSGGGSAEPLAPGCKAR, from the coding sequence GTGAGCGTCCGCGTCCTGTTCGACGTCAGCCGGCTGCTGAGCCGGACAGAACGCCGCGTGCCGACCGGCGTGGACCGAGTCTGCCTCGCCTACGCCGAATGGCTGCTGGATCATCCCGACGTCGAAATGCGGGCGGTTCGCTGCCTGGACGAGCGGCTCGTCGCGGTCGACGACGATTGGTTCAGGGCCTGCGCCAGACGCATGCGCGAACAGTGGAGCGGCGCTTTCTTCGATCGGACGCCGACCGAGCACGAGGCTCGTTTGCTTGCCGCCGTGCGCGCGCCCGACCGCCCGGCCGCCTCGGTCATCAGCTCACCGCCGGCGACCGACGCCAAGCCTTCGCGCCTCAGGGTGGTGAAGCAGTATTTCCGTTCGCGTCGCCGCGCCGAGACGCCCGGCGGCGATCTCTATTTCAACGTCGGCCACACCAGCCTCAACACGCCCGACATCTTGGCCGGTCTGCAGGCTAGGGGTGTGCGGCCGGTAATCATGATCCACGACTTGATCCCCGTCACCCACCCTGAGTTCTGCCGTCCCGGAGACGGGCCCAAGCATGAGCGCCGGGTGCGGCACGCCCTGACCCATGCGGACCAAATCTTGGTCAACTCCGCCTATACCGGCCATGAAGTTCAAGCCTTCGCGGCAAGCGAAGGCCTGCGCGCGCCGCCCGTGCAGGTAGCTCACCTGGGACTGGAGCCCGTGTTTCTGTCGCCGGGAGCCTCGCAAGACGCCCCGCCGTACTTCCTCCATGTGGGCACGATCGAGGCGCGCAAGAACTTGGCCTTCCTCCTGACGCTGTGGCGTCGATTGGAGGAGCGGATGGGCGCCGAGGCTCCGCGCCTCGTCCTGATCGGGCGCTACGGCTGGGAGAACGAAGCCGTGCTGGACCATCTCGAACGGTCCCCCAGGCTGCGAGGCCTTGTGCACCAGGCGGCCAATCTGCCCGACCGCGCTCTGTCGGAGCTGATGCGGGGCGCACGAGCGGTTCTGGCGCCCTCCGCTGTCGAAGGCTTCGACCTCCCGGCAGTCGAGGCTTCGGCCATGGGCGTGCCGCTGATTGCGTCGGACATTCCGGCGCATCGGGAACTCGTGCCCGACGCCGCTTTGATCGACCCGCTGGACGGACCGGGCTGGATCGCCGCCCTAGAGTCAGCCACCCGCGTGCGGCCTGCGGCGCCCGCGCCCTATGTCGCTCCCACATGGGCCGCGCACTTCGCCGCCGTCGCGGCCTGCGTCGGCCTTTCGGGCGGGGGGTCCGCCGAACCTCTGGCCCCAGGCTGCAAAGCCCGGTAA
- a CDS encoding glycosyltransferase family 1 protein, giving the protein MSSICIDGFNIALPKGSGIATYGRNLLPNARALGLGTQVLYGPPSSRSKNNTLNEALLADADRPPAKQKRFERFKRTWMSRMGHDAHPILPSGEIVWPSRGGGRPDADYFWAARDLFAVSHRAFQAYGTETPVRFDATSEAPAPGAMHWTATLPLYAKGVPNLYTIHDLIPLRLPHTTLENKDKYMDLCRKIAARADHIAVVSETTRQDVIRLLGVSEDRVTNTYQAVDLPERLTSRPQPEVALELEGVFNLGWKDYFLHFGAIEPKKNLGRIVEAYLASGLTTPLVIVGGRAWLDEPETALLNQVKRDGGPMADRIRQYEYMSFSMLISLIRGAKATLFPSLYEGFGLPVLESMALSTAVLTSTGGSLPEVAGDAALSVDPYDVQAMTRGLQALDSDEALRDDLVERGLVQAARFTPAAYQDRLRDLYSRVGVL; this is encoded by the coding sequence ATGAGCTCCATCTGCATCGACGGCTTCAACATCGCGCTGCCCAAGGGGTCGGGCATCGCCACCTACGGTCGCAACCTGCTGCCCAACGCCCGCGCCTTGGGTCTGGGCACCCAGGTTCTCTACGGCCCGCCCTCCTCGCGATCCAAGAACAACACCCTGAACGAAGCCCTTCTAGCCGACGCGGACCGTCCGCCGGCGAAGCAGAAGCGGTTCGAGCGGTTCAAGCGTACGTGGATGAGCCGGATGGGTCATGACGCCCATCCGATCTTGCCGTCAGGCGAGATTGTCTGGCCTTCACGGGGCGGCGGCCGGCCGGACGCCGACTACTTCTGGGCGGCGCGCGACCTGTTCGCCGTGTCTCACCGCGCTTTCCAAGCTTACGGGACCGAGACGCCCGTGCGCTTCGACGCAACCTCGGAGGCCCCGGCGCCCGGCGCCATGCACTGGACCGCGACCCTGCCGCTGTACGCCAAGGGCGTGCCCAATCTCTACACCATCCATGACCTGATCCCGCTGCGCCTCCCGCACACGACGCTGGAGAACAAGGACAAGTACATGGACCTGTGCCGCAAGATCGCGGCGCGGGCGGATCATATCGCCGTTGTTTCCGAAACGACGCGCCAGGACGTCATCCGCCTGCTGGGCGTGTCCGAGGACCGGGTCACCAATACCTATCAGGCCGTGGACCTGCCCGAACGGCTGACCTCCCGTCCTCAGCCCGAGGTGGCGCTGGAGCTTGAAGGCGTCTTCAACCTGGGCTGGAAGGACTATTTCCTGCACTTCGGCGCCATCGAGCCCAAGAAGAATCTAGGCCGCATCGTGGAGGCCTATCTGGCGTCGGGCCTGACCACGCCCCTGGTGATCGTCGGGGGCCGCGCCTGGCTGGACGAGCCCGAGACGGCGCTGCTGAACCAGGTCAAGCGCGACGGCGGGCCGATGGCGGACCGCATCCGTCAGTACGAATACATGTCCTTTTCCATGCTGATCAGCCTGATCCGCGGCGCCAAGGCCACGCTTTTCCCCTCGCTTTACGAAGGTTTCGGCCTGCCGGTGCTGGAGTCCATGGCCCTGTCCACCGCGGTGCTGACCTCGACGGGCGGGTCCCTGCCCGAGGTGGCCGGCGACGCGGCGCTGAGCGTCGATCCCTATGATGTTCAGGCCATGACGCGGGGCCTGCAGGCGCTGGACTCCGACGAAGCTCTGCGTGACGACCTGGTGGAGCGAGGCCTGGTGCAGGCCGCCAGGTTCACGCCCGCCGCCTATCAGGATCGGCTGCGCGATCTCTACAGCCGCGTCGGGGTGCTGTGA
- a CDS encoding SIS domain-containing protein: protein MSFDIAASPPEDIARMTERAREVVRLNIDALTALERAIDVNIARACDIILSRPGYVVVTGMGKSGHIGNKIAATLASTGTNAFFVHPAEMSHGDLGMLRADTTLLAISNSGESRELRDPLLFCQRSGIPVIGITQRASSFLGRNSAVCLTMPSVAEACPNGLAPTTSTLMTLAMGDALAMVLMDRREFTREAFGLHHPGGSLGMSLQSVREWMGDNAAAPASVPLHAPFTDVVSAITEGRKGAVAVLNPDQTLAGIVTDGDIRRAFAQDITSLKAEDIMSRSPIIVDPDARMSDVVDLLAANKIANLFVVQDSRPVAIVHIAELMQAGYVS, encoded by the coding sequence CGCCCGCGAGGTCGTTCGTTTGAACATCGACGCTCTCACAGCGCTGGAGCGCGCCATTGACGTCAACATCGCGCGGGCCTGCGACATCATTCTCAGCCGACCGGGCTACGTGGTGGTGACCGGCATGGGCAAGTCGGGACACATCGGCAACAAGATCGCCGCCACCTTGGCGTCGACCGGCACCAACGCCTTTTTCGTCCACCCCGCCGAGATGAGCCATGGCGATCTGGGCATGCTTCGCGCGGACACGACGCTCCTGGCCATCTCCAACTCTGGCGAGAGCCGCGAACTGCGCGACCCGCTGCTGTTCTGCCAGCGCAGCGGCATCCCTGTGATCGGCATCACCCAGCGCGCCTCCAGCTTCCTGGGGCGCAACTCGGCGGTCTGCCTGACCATGCCGAGCGTGGCGGAGGCCTGCCCCAACGGCCTAGCGCCAACCACATCGACGCTGATGACTCTGGCCATGGGCGATGCACTGGCCATGGTGCTGATGGACCGCCGCGAGTTCACGCGCGAGGCGTTCGGCCTGCACCACCCCGGCGGCTCGCTGGGCATGAGCCTGCAGAGCGTTCGCGAATGGATGGGCGACAACGCCGCCGCCCCGGCCAGCGTGCCGCTTCACGCGCCGTTCACCGATGTGGTCTCCGCCATCACAGAGGGCCGCAAGGGCGCGGTCGCGGTTCTGAACCCTGACCAGACCCTGGCCGGGATCGTCACGGACGGCGACATCCGCCGCGCCTTCGCTCAGGACATCACGTCCCTTAAGGCAGAGGACATCATGAGCCGCAGCCCCATCATCGTCGATCCCGACGCCCGGATGAGCGACGTCGTCGATCTGCTGGCGGCCAACAAGATCGCCAATTTGTTCGTCGTGCAGGACAGCCGCCCGGTGGCGATCGTCCACATCGCCGAGTTGATGCAGGCTGGCTACGTCTCCTGA